One window of Gloeothece citriformis PCC 7424 genomic DNA carries:
- the treS gene encoding maltose alpha-D-glucosyltransferase: MSSKLQETSMRDTLLNWTATQKQTSMLKDDPLWFKNAIIYEVPVRAFADSNGDGIGDFKGLTQKLDYLQDLGVSAVWVLPFFPSPLKDDGYDISDYNNVNPIYGTLEDFKEFLNAAHQRGIRVIIELIVNHTSDTHPWFQRARRAPKGSVERDFYVWSDTPDKYREARIIFQDFESSNWSWDSVANAYYWHRFYSHQPDLNYDNPAVRQAVFEVLDFWLSMGVDGLRLDAVPYLYERDGTNCENLPETHQILKDLRQYIDQKYPNRMLLAEANQWPEDAAAYYGNGDECHMNFHFPLMPRLFMSVRMEDNFPIIDILEQTPPIPDNCQWGLFLRNHDELTLEMVTDEDRDFMYRVYAQDTQMRVNLGIRRRLAPLLGNDRRQIELLNSLLLSLPGTPVLYYGDEIGMGDNVYLGDRNGVRTPMQWSSDRNAGFSRANSQRLYLPVVVDSEYYYESVNVEVQRANPNSLWYAIKRLIATRKRFQAIGKGSFEILHPENRKVLAFIRSYEDEHILVIANLSRFVQTVELDLTDFKGAIPVEIFGRTEFPPIGEYPYFLSISPYAFYWFILKPQLSPTLLPKSQDRLPIIIYTNRWPEILIKRELNATLEKALSDYLKNCYWFDGKDRKIQSVHNEDVVSIPYNGSEAQIVGVKIDYIEGEPQTYLLLLAHAEGDQAIHLLAETPQSVVCHLRGKDSDRVEILYVALADPHFLSDLLKAIAQQRIFGSSSGGKLMFTRTERFPDTEELSEYRPVPLIEEEQRNSCIIYGERLMLKIFRKLDEGMNPDLEIRRFLSKKQQLNHFAPLAGSLEYNRSGNPKSMTVAILQEYIPHARNGWHYTLDSLRDYFERVMIQQADLAEVPTNPSSLLELQKFDLPELAHETIGSYLASAQLLGQSTADLHVTLASDWENPDFVPEPFSSLYQRSIYQSARNLTGQTFRELKRKQSLFSPEVQNLAHSVLTRQDRIFKSFQTLLEQKITALRTRCHGDYHLKQVLYTGKDFIIIDFEGDPARSLNERRMKRSPLRDVAEMLQSFSYAVEVALQREVESGMITPDRLPIIQQWAQFWTCWVSTAFLKTYLATASQDSFLPKTEQELQILLDSYLLERMIYSLNYELQNRPHRVGIILQQILRL; the protein is encoded by the coding sequence ATGAGCAGTAAATTACAAGAAACCAGCATGAGGGATACACTATTAAATTGGACAGCAACCCAAAAACAAACTTCTATGTTAAAAGACGATCCTTTATGGTTTAAAAATGCTATTATTTATGAAGTGCCTGTTCGCGCCTTTGCTGACAGTAATGGTGATGGTATTGGTGACTTTAAAGGATTAACCCAAAAGTTAGATTATCTACAAGATTTAGGGGTGAGTGCAGTCTGGGTATTACCGTTTTTTCCTTCGCCCCTTAAAGATGATGGCTATGATATTAGCGATTATAATAATGTTAATCCCATTTATGGAACTTTAGAAGATTTTAAAGAATTTCTTAATGCGGCACATCAGCGAGGAATTCGCGTCATTATTGAATTAATTGTCAATCATACCTCCGACACTCATCCCTGGTTTCAACGCGCCCGTCGTGCCCCTAAAGGCAGCGTAGAACGGGATTTTTATGTGTGGAGTGATACCCCCGATAAATATCGAGAAGCGCGGATTATTTTCCAAGATTTTGAATCGTCTAATTGGTCTTGGGACTCCGTCGCCAATGCTTATTATTGGCATCGATTTTACTCCCATCAACCCGATTTAAATTATGATAATCCTGCCGTCCGGCAAGCGGTTTTTGAAGTGTTGGATTTTTGGTTAAGTATGGGAGTAGATGGGTTAAGATTAGATGCAGTTCCCTATCTATATGAGCGAGATGGGACGAACTGCGAAAACCTCCCAGAAACTCACCAAATTTTAAAAGATTTACGTCAATATATCGATCAAAAATATCCTAATCGGATGTTACTTGCTGAGGCGAATCAATGGCCAGAAGATGCCGCCGCCTATTACGGAAATGGGGATGAATGTCACATGAATTTCCATTTTCCCCTCATGCCTCGCCTGTTTATGTCTGTGCGAATGGAAGATAATTTTCCCATTATTGACATCCTCGAACAAACTCCGCCTATTCCCGATAACTGTCAATGGGGCTTATTTCTCCGCAACCATGATGAATTAACCCTAGAAATGGTGACAGACGAAGACCGGGATTTTATGTATCGGGTTTATGCTCAAGATACCCAAATGCGCGTAAATTTGGGAATTCGTCGCCGGTTAGCTCCGCTTTTAGGCAACGATCGCCGTCAGATAGAATTACTGAATAGTCTGCTCTTATCTTTACCCGGAACCCCCGTTTTATACTATGGGGATGAGATAGGCATGGGAGATAACGTCTATTTAGGCGATCGCAATGGAGTCCGGACACCCATGCAATGGAGTAGTGATCGCAATGCCGGATTTAGTCGGGCGAACTCTCAACGGTTATACTTACCCGTCGTGGTAGACTCGGAATATTACTATGAATCAGTCAATGTAGAAGTCCAACGGGCTAACCCTAATTCCCTCTGGTATGCGATCAAACGTCTCATTGCTACCCGGAAACGGTTTCAAGCTATCGGGAAAGGGTCTTTTGAAATCTTACACCCAGAAAACCGCAAAGTTTTAGCCTTTATTCGTTCCTATGAAGATGAACATATTTTAGTCATTGCCAATTTATCCCGGTTCGTCCAAACGGTAGAATTAGACTTGACAGACTTTAAAGGAGCAATTCCTGTAGAAATTTTCGGGCGTACCGAGTTCCCCCCCATCGGAGAATATCCTTATTTTCTCAGTATTAGCCCCTATGCCTTCTATTGGTTTATTCTTAAACCCCAACTGAGTCCCACATTACTCCCAAAATCTCAAGATCGACTCCCAATTATTATCTATACTAATCGTTGGCCAGAAATTTTGATTAAACGGGAATTAAACGCTACCTTAGAAAAAGCTTTATCCGATTATCTCAAAAATTGTTACTGGTTTGATGGTAAAGACCGCAAAATCCAATCGGTTCACAATGAAGATGTGGTTTCTATTCCTTACAATGGAAGCGAAGCTCAAATAGTCGGAGTCAAAATTGATTATATTGAAGGAGAACCTCAAACCTATCTCCTATTATTAGCTCACGCCGAAGGAGATCAAGCTATTCATCTCTTAGCAGAAACCCCTCAAAGTGTCGTCTGTCATCTACGGGGAAAAGATAGCGATCGGGTGGAGATTTTATATGTCGCCCTCGCTGATCCTCACTTTTTAAGCGACTTACTCAAAGCGATCGCCCAACAACGCATCTTTGGAAGTAGTAGCGGTGGCAAGCTAATGTTCACCAGAACCGAAAGATTCCCAGATACGGAAGAACTTTCCGAATATCGCCCCGTTCCCTTGATCGAAGAAGAACAACGCAACAGTTGTATTATTTACGGAGAGCGGTTAATGCTGAAAATCTTCCGTAAACTCGATGAAGGCATGAATCCGGATCTAGAAATCCGACGGTTTTTGAGCAAAAAGCAACAGTTAAACCATTTTGCACCCTTAGCCGGCAGTTTAGAGTATAATCGCTCCGGCAATCCCAAATCAATGACCGTAGCAATATTACAGGAATATATTCCCCATGCCCGTAACGGTTGGCATTATACTTTAGATAGTTTACGGGACTATTTTGAGCGAGTCATGATCCAACAAGCGGACTTAGCCGAAGTGCCCACTAATCCTAGTTCTCTGTTAGAATTACAAAAATTCGACCTTCCCGAACTCGCTCACGAAACGATCGGATCATATTTAGCGAGTGCCCAATTATTAGGACAAAGTACCGCCGATCTTCATGTTACCTTAGCCAGTGATTGGGAAAACCCCGATTTTGTCCCAGAACCCTTTTCCTCTCTTTATCAGCGTTCAATTTATCAATCTGCCCGAAATTTAACCGGACAAACCTTTCGAGAGTTAAAACGAAAACAGTCGTTATTTTCCCCAGAGGTTCAAAATTTGGCTCATTCTGTTCTGACGCGACAAGATAGGATTTTTAAATCTTTTCAAACCCTTTTAGAGCAAAAAATTACCGCCCTGAGAACCCGATGTCACGGAGATTATCATTTAAAGCAAGTGCTTTATACCGGTAAGGATTTTATCATTATTGACTTTGAGGGAGATCCGGCTCGTAGCTTAAATGAACGACGCATGAAGCGATCGCCGTTGCGAGATGTAGCAGAAATGTTACAATCGTTTAGTTATGCTGTGGAAGTCGCCTTACAACGAGAGGTAGAAAGCGGAATGATTACTCCCGATCGCTTACCGATCATTCAACAATGGGCACAATTTTGGACTTGTTGGGTAAGTACGGCGTTCTTAAAAACTTATTTAGCGACGGCGAGTCAGGATTCTTTTTTACCTAAAACCGAGCAAGAATTACAAATTTTATTAGATAGTTATCTCTTAGAGAGAATGATCTATAGCCTCAATTACGAACTCCAAAACCGTCCTCATCGAGTAGGAATTATCTTACAACAGATTCTCCGTTTATAA
- a CDS encoding HEPN domain-containing protein has product MTRIQTLLNLAQEELLPAELLLNNNLYRACISRSYYALYHATQALLDAKNLNPQTHRGLIKQFGQHFIKSGDLSQDLSRILTDTFDLRQLSDYDKTISITKKQAETTLKTAKLFIHESIKWLENHNATTS; this is encoded by the coding sequence GTGACTCGTATTCAAACTCTATTAAATTTAGCTCAAGAAGAATTATTACCGGCTGAACTTTTACTAAATAATAATCTCTATCGTGCTTGTATTTCTCGATCTTACTATGCTTTATATCATGCAACACAAGCTCTCCTAGATGCTAAAAATCTTAATCCTCAAACTCATCGAGGTTTAATTAAACAATTTGGACAACACTTTATTAAATCTGGAGACTTATCTCAGGACTTATCAAGAATTTTGACTGATACTTTTGATTTAAGACAGTTGAGTGATTATGATAAAACTATCTCTATAACTAAAAAACAAGCTGAAACAACATTAAAAACTGCTAAACTATTTATTCATGAATCTATTAAATGGCTAGAAAATCATAATGCTACAACATCTTAA
- a CDS encoding nucleotidyltransferase domain-containing protein, translating into MIQLVLYGSQARGDATEDSDIDIMVVLKSPVSHGDEIFRMGEIKNQLNLKYAQVISVFPVSKEDYLNKHTPLLDNVRREAVVL; encoded by the coding sequence CTGATACAATTAGTCTTATACGGTTCTCAAGCAAGAGGAGATGCAACCGAAGATTCTGATATAGATATCATGGTTGTTTTAAAAAGTCCTGTATCTCATGGAGATGAAATTTTCCGTATGGGAGAAATCAAAAATCAACTTAACCTTAAATACGCTCAAGTTATTTCAGTTTTCCCCGTATCCAAAGAAGACTATCTCAATAAACATACTCCTTTATTAGACAATGTTCGCCGAGAAGCAGTAGTTTTGTGA
- a CDS encoding DUF6888 family protein, with translation MPTEKQKNTIVFICQLLSNLLQPIWLFRFEPVKKYVFILAGREESLEIIIFENGESEFSRDE, from the coding sequence TTGCCTACTGAAAAGCAAAAAAATACAATAGTCTTCATTTGCCAGCTTTTATCTAATCTTTTACAACCCATCTGGTTATTTAGATTTGAGCCAGTGAAAAAATATGTCTTTATTCTGGCTGGTAGAGAAGAAAGCTTAGAAATTATTATTTTTGAAAATGGAGAATCGGAGTTTAGCCGAGATGAATAA
- a CDS encoding DUF6887 family protein, which produces MNKPDFKQMNRKELKKYILSHPTDDEAIHELFINRRNPNAKIYPYPYDMTYEEVEEIFKSKINQDKS; this is translated from the coding sequence ATGAATAAGCCTGATTTTAAACAAATGAATCGCAAAGAACTGAAAAAATATATCTTATCTCATCCAACAGATGATGAAGCCATTCATGAATTATTTATTAATCGTCGTAATCCTAATGCCAAAATTTATCCCTATCCTTATGATATGACTTATGAAGAAGTTGAAGAAATTTTTAAATCTAAAATTAATCAAGATAAATCTTAA
- the malQ gene encoding 4-alpha-glucanotransferase yields MNFERSSGIILQPTSLPSRFGIGDLGKSAYQFIDFLERSGQTLWQILPLGPTGYEHSPYTMNYSAFAGNPLMISLENLVEDGLLKADELTPLPHSDEDDPNLVNFNRVIPHKTQFLKLAYSRFEVTPEYEQFCQEQSEWLEDYALFMALLEENEGKNWNQWERAIALREPEAIKTTTETLKDAINYHKFLQFKFFQQWKALRTYANNKNIKIIGDISIYVCYNSADVWANPQCFKLDPQTLEKTYIAGVPPDYFSATGQLWGNPVYNWDYLQKTNYEWWFKRFKATLQYADFVRVDHFRGFEAYWQVPAGEETAINGEWIKAPGEDFFEKLKHHLGSLPVLAEDLGIITPEVEELRDRFDFPGMRILLFAFDGDTNNPYLPHHYVKNCAVYIGTHDNDTAIGWWEKASHEEKQRVADYLGYSSPEEIKEINWVLLRLGFASVANLAIVQLQDILGLDNRARMNDPSKNEDNWRWRYTSSDLLTQELSDRVQKITQLYSR; encoded by the coding sequence ATGAATTTTGAACGCTCTAGTGGGATTATCCTGCAACCAACTAGCTTACCTAGTCGTTTTGGCATTGGGGATTTAGGAAAATCAGCTTATCAATTTATTGATTTTCTAGAACGAAGTGGTCAAACGTTATGGCAGATTCTACCCCTTGGCCCTACAGGGTATGAACATTCTCCCTATACCATGAATTATAGTGCTTTTGCGGGCAATCCTTTAATGATTAGTCTGGAGAATCTTGTCGAGGATGGTTTGCTTAAAGCGGATGAGTTAACCCCCCTTCCTCACTCAGATGAAGATGATCCTAATCTGGTTAATTTTAACCGCGTCATCCCCCATAAGACACAATTTTTAAAATTAGCTTATTCTAGATTTGAAGTGACTCCTGAATATGAACAATTTTGTCAGGAACAATCAGAATGGCTTGAGGATTATGCCCTATTTATGGCACTCTTAGAAGAGAATGAGGGCAAAAATTGGAATCAATGGGAAAGAGCGATCGCACTCCGAGAACCTGAAGCGATAAAAACTACAACAGAAACCTTAAAAGATGCGATTAATTATCACAAATTTTTACAATTTAAATTCTTTCAACAATGGAAAGCTTTAAGGACTTACGCCAATAATAAAAATATTAAAATTATTGGGGATATTTCTATTTATGTCTGTTACAATAGCGCGGATGTTTGGGCAAATCCTCAATGTTTTAAATTAGATCCTCAAACTCTTGAGAAGACTTATATTGCCGGTGTTCCTCCCGATTATTTTAGTGCTACAGGACAACTTTGGGGGAATCCGGTTTATAACTGGGATTATCTGCAAAAAACCAATTATGAATGGTGGTTTAAACGGTTTAAAGCGACGTTACAATATGCGGATTTTGTTCGGGTGGATCATTTTCGCGGTTTTGAGGCGTATTGGCAAGTTCCGGCAGGAGAAGAAACCGCTATTAATGGAGAATGGATTAAAGCACCGGGTGAGGACTTTTTTGAAAAGTTGAAACACCATTTAGGAAGTTTACCAGTTTTAGCGGAAGATTTGGGCATTATTACCCCAGAAGTAGAAGAGTTACGAGATCGTTTTGATTTTCCCGGAATGCGGATTTTATTATTTGCGTTTGATGGGGATACTAATAATCCTTATTTACCTCACCATTATGTTAAAAATTGTGCGGTTTATATCGGTACTCATGATAATGATACGGCCATCGGTTGGTGGGAAAAAGCCAGTCATGAGGAAAAGCAACGAGTTGCAGATTATTTGGGTTATTCTTCACCTGAAGAAATTAAAGAGATTAATTGGGTGTTGTTGCGTTTAGGGTTTGCTTCGGTGGCGAATTTAGCGATCGTTCAGTTACAGGATATTTTAGGATTAGATAACCGGGCGAGAATGAATGATCCGAGTAAAAATGAGGATAATTGGCGCTGGCGTTATACTTCTTCTGACTTATTAACCCAAGAATTAAGCGATCGTGTGCAGAAAATTACCCAACTTTATAGCCGTTAA
- a CDS encoding L-lactate MFS transporter: MDSLKLFGLPGRLGRWLIIVLGMTAMLCLGTVYSWSIFRKPLESWLNIGATASLLPYTIFLVIYAILMPITGFFIDKFGPRKVIAVGGVVMGLGYFLSSFTSNIYQLVLTYGMIAGAGVGIVYGVPLVVSAKWFPDKKGFALGLTVVGFGLSPLITAPLIKFLIKQYDIQLTFRILGIVFLVILVSIAMFLKSPPPNWQPISTSTLNGNTPSYQVKSVKEMLQTQTFYGLWLCYIIGAFVGLSAIGISSSVAQEIIKLDETTAAISVSLFAVFNGAGRILFGWLTDRLKPKGAAIITFTLILFASIVMINAQSGDTLSYLVAFCVFWLCLGGWLAIAPTATLTFFQAQNYAKNYGIVFTAYGLGALGGSLIAGSIRDIFGSYTYAFYPMGGLAIVGMFIAVFLLKPSFSPVKTKAI; encoded by the coding sequence ATGGATTCTCTCAAACTTTTTGGCTTACCTGGTCGTTTAGGTAGATGGCTAATTATTGTTCTGGGAATGACAGCTATGCTTTGCCTCGGTACTGTCTATTCTTGGAGTATTTTTAGAAAACCGTTAGAAAGTTGGTTGAATATTGGAGCAACAGCAAGCTTATTACCTTATACGATTTTTCTGGTAATTTATGCCATATTAATGCCGATTACTGGCTTTTTTATTGATAAATTTGGCCCCCGGAAAGTGATAGCAGTAGGGGGAGTCGTCATGGGGCTAGGTTATTTTCTCTCTAGTTTTACCAGTAATATTTATCAATTAGTCTTAACCTATGGAATGATTGCCGGAGCAGGAGTTGGCATCGTTTACGGAGTGCCTCTTGTCGTCTCAGCTAAATGGTTTCCGGATAAAAAAGGATTTGCTTTAGGATTAACCGTTGTTGGGTTTGGGTTATCCCCTCTTATTACTGCCCCTTTAATTAAATTTCTGATCAAACAGTATGACATTCAACTGACTTTTAGGATTTTGGGAATCGTTTTTCTGGTCATACTGGTGAGTATTGCTATGTTTCTCAAGTCACCTCCTCCAAATTGGCAACCGATTTCTACCTCAACCCTTAACGGTAATACTCCCTCTTATCAAGTCAAAAGTGTCAAAGAAATGTTACAAACTCAGACATTTTATGGCTTGTGGTTATGTTACATAATTGGAGCATTTGTTGGACTCTCAGCTATAGGAATTTCTAGTTCTGTAGCCCAAGAAATTATTAAACTTGACGAAACAACCGCAGCTATAAGTGTTTCTTTATTTGCCGTTTTTAACGGGGCAGGACGGATTTTATTTGGTTGGTTAACTGACCGCCTGAAGCCAAAAGGAGCAGCTATAATAACCTTTACGTTGATTCTATTTGCTTCAATTGTCATGATTAATGCCCAATCCGGCGATACCCTTTCTTATTTAGTTGCCTTTTGTGTATTTTGGCTTTGTTTAGGAGGATGGTTAGCGATCGCACCCACAGCAACGTTAACCTTTTTCCAAGCCCAAAACTATGCTAAAAACTACGGAATTGTCTTTACTGCCTATGGATTAGGGGCTTTAGGAGGAAGTTTAATTGCCGGCTCAATTCGAGATATTTTTGGCAGCTATACTTATGCTTTCTATCCGATGGGAGGATTAGCAATTGTGGGAATGTTTATCGCGGTATTCCTATTAAAACCAAGCTTCTCTCCAGTTAAAACGAAAGCGATATGA
- a CDS encoding DUF4230 domain-containing protein, giving the protein MSYKILTYLLLLSTGGILTLSFLFISGIWRLGSHLTDTLEAFLTLTHPEPKIEHSTLIINQIRGISELTTAVFVMEAVVPTSGERKWGNLVIGKTELLYIAQGQVRAGIDLEALTPEQIKINNNHLSIQLPPVKILDSKIDINQSRVYDYDRGFLGLGPDIAPQLQTLAQQETLKKIVKTACHRGILEEANTKAQLAITQFLTTTGYEQVEVKTRAVDVKTCEQSTSN; this is encoded by the coding sequence TTGAGTTACAAAATTTTAACCTATTTACTCTTGCTCAGTACGGGAGGAATTTTAACGCTTTCGTTTTTGTTTATAAGCGGAATTTGGCGGTTAGGGAGTCATTTAACGGACACCCTTGAAGCTTTTTTGACCCTAACTCATCCTGAACCGAAAATAGAACATTCTACCCTAATTATTAATCAAATTCGAGGCATAAGTGAACTCACAACGGCAGTTTTTGTGATGGAAGCTGTTGTTCCAACTTCTGGGGAGCGAAAATGGGGAAATTTAGTGATCGGAAAAACCGAATTACTTTATATTGCTCAAGGACAAGTCCGAGCCGGCATTGATTTAGAAGCCTTAACCCCTGAACAGATTAAAATTAATAATAACCATTTATCGATTCAGTTGCCTCCTGTCAAAATTCTCGATAGTAAAATAGATATTAATCAGTCACGGGTGTATGATTATGACCGAGGTTTTTTGGGGTTAGGCCCTGATATTGCCCCCCAATTACAAACCTTAGCGCAACAAGAAACCCTGAAAAAAATCGTTAAAACCGCTTGCCATCGTGGAATTTTAGAAGAAGCGAATACAAAAGCTCAACTAGCCATTACCCAGTTCTTGACAACCACTGGTTATGAGCAGGTTGAAGTCAAAACTAGGGCGGTTGATGTTAAAACTTGTGAACAATCAACAAGTAATTAG
- a CDS encoding 4a-hydroxytetrahydrobiopterin dehydratase, producing the protein MMLLSSTKLLKIVSTVICLITITVLVINVGTVESKNKPLSYPHQNIPMSELASSKSLTETEIKTAVNSLPGWSINNNKLHREYKFNSFVEAFGFMSSTALIAESMGHHPEWSNVYNIVIIDLTTHDAGGITDADVALARKMNEVAQHFQ; encoded by the coding sequence ATGATGCTATTGTCCTCAACCAAACTCTTAAAAATTGTATCAACCGTAATTTGTTTAATAACCATCACTGTATTAGTGATTAATGTTGGCACTGTTGAAAGTAAAAATAAGCCCTTATCTTACCCCCATCAAAACATTCCTATGTCTGAACTTGCTTCTTCAAAATCCCTCACCGAAACCGAAATCAAAACAGCCGTCAATTCTCTCCCAGGATGGAGTATTAATAACAACAAACTACACCGAGAATATAAATTTAACTCCTTTGTAGAAGCATTTGGCTTTATGTCGAGTACCGCCTTAATTGCTGAGTCTATGGGACATCATCCCGAATGGAGTAACGTCTATAATATAGTCATCATCGATTTAACCACCCATGATGCAGGAGGAATTACCGACGCTGATGTTGCGTTAGCTCGTAAAATGAATGAAGTCGCGCAGCATTTTCAATAA